One genomic segment of Ancylobacter sp. IITR112 includes these proteins:
- the phaR gene encoding polyhydroxyalkanoate synthesis repressor PhaR, which translates to MAKSTEPVTIKKYANRRLYNTGTSTYVTLEDLAQMVKNGEDFVVYDAKTSDDITHSVLTQIIFEQEGKGQNLLPINFLRQIIRFYGDSMQMLVPRYLDMSIENFSKEQNNLREHFSKTLGLPGMGGFGMLEEQVRRNMEMFDRTFKMFLPNGREEAASSPTTQAGPQPDDFDELRRQVADMQKRLDKLGDGGKKE; encoded by the coding sequence ATGGCAAAATCCACCGAACCCGTCACCATCAAGAAATACGCGAACCGCCGCCTCTACAATACCGGCACAAGCACCTATGTGACGCTTGAAGATCTCGCGCAGATGGTCAAGAACGGCGAAGATTTCGTCGTCTACGACGCCAAAACCTCCGACGACATCACCCATTCCGTACTGACCCAGATCATCTTCGAGCAGGAAGGCAAGGGCCAGAATCTGCTGCCGATCAATTTCCTGCGCCAGATCATCCGCTTCTATGGCGACAGCATGCAGATGCTGGTTCCCCGCTACCTCGACATGTCGATCGAGAACTTCAGCAAGGAACAGAACAACCTGCGCGAGCACTTCTCCAAGACGCTCGGGCTCCCCGGCATGGGCGGCTTCGGCATGCTGGAAGAGCAGGTGCGGCGCAACATGGAAATGTTCGACCGGACCTTCAAGATGTTCCTGCCCAATGGGCGCGAGGAGGCCGCCTCGTCTCCCACGACACAGGCCGGTCCGCAGCCCGACGATTTCGATGAGCTGCGGCGCCAGGTGGCGGATATGCAGAAGCGGCTCGACAAGCTCGGGGATGGCGGCAAGAAGGAGTGA
- the phbB gene encoding acetoacetyl-CoA reductase: MARVALVTGGTRGIGAAICKALKGAGYSVAANYAGNDAAAAAFTAETGIPTFKWDVSDFEACKAGIAAVTAALGPVEVLVNNAGITRDGMLHKMSPENWHAVINTNLTSVFNMCRNVIEDMRERGFGRIVNISSINGQKGQMGQTNYCAAKAGEIGFTKALSQEVARKGVTVNAICPGYIATEMVLAVPKDVLEKSILPQIPVGRLGEAEEIARCVVFLAADEAGFITGSTLSANGGQHLA; encoded by the coding sequence ATGGCGCGTGTTGCATTGGTCACGGGTGGGACGCGCGGCATCGGCGCGGCCATCTGCAAGGCCCTGAAGGGGGCGGGCTATTCCGTTGCCGCCAATTATGCCGGCAATGACGCGGCGGCTGCCGCGTTCACGGCGGAGACCGGCATTCCCACCTTCAAATGGGATGTCTCGGATTTCGAAGCCTGCAAGGCAGGCATCGCCGCAGTGACGGCGGCGCTCGGGCCGGTCGAGGTGCTGGTGAACAATGCCGGCATCACGCGCGACGGCATGCTGCACAAGATGTCGCCGGAGAACTGGCACGCGGTGATCAACACCAACCTCACCTCGGTGTTCAACATGTGCCGCAACGTGATCGAAGACATGCGCGAGCGCGGCTTCGGCCGCATCGTCAACATCTCCTCCATCAACGGCCAGAAGGGGCAGATGGGGCAGACCAATTATTGTGCCGCCAAGGCCGGCGAGATCGGCTTCACCAAGGCACTGTCGCAGGAAGTCGCCCGGAAGGGTGTCACCGTCAACGCCATCTGCCCCGGCTATATCGCGACGGAAATGGTGCTGGCGGTGCCGAAGGACGTGCTGGAGAAGAGCATCCTGCCGCAGATACCCGTCGGACGGCTCGGCGAGGCTGAGGAAATCGCGCGCTGCGTCGTGTTTCTCGCCGCCGATGAGGCCGGATTCATCACCGGCTCGACGCTCTCCGCCAATGGTGGCCAGCATCTCGCCTGA
- a CDS encoding MOSC domain-containing protein — MMSESTDDADLFTAADEAPTSLSFASIHALYRYPVKGLTPERLELVELETGGYFPGDRLYAIENGPSGFIPEAPAFQPKIKFLMLMRNERLAALEARFDDAAAELVIRLDGEEVARGRLDTAEGREAIEAFFQRYSRYELRGAPRVLAAPPAFRFVDTTEGYVSLINLASCRALGEIVGRPVDPLRFRGNLYLDGMEPWEEFDLVGHTIEIGSQVRLKVTQRIFRCAATNVDPATAKRDMDLPGTLMRTFGHTDCGIFAEIEQGGLIAEGDSVRITV, encoded by the coding sequence ATGATGAGCGAATCGACCGACGACGCCGATCTTTTCACTGCGGCTGACGAGGCGCCGACCTCGCTCAGCTTTGCCAGCATCCACGCGCTCTACCGTTACCCCGTCAAGGGGCTGACGCCGGAGCGGCTTGAGCTGGTGGAGCTTGAGACGGGAGGCTATTTCCCCGGCGACCGGCTTTACGCCATCGAGAACGGGCCTTCCGGCTTCATCCCCGAGGCTCCGGCCTTCCAGCCCAAGATCAAGTTCCTGATGCTCATGCGCAATGAGCGTCTGGCGGCGCTGGAGGCGCGCTTCGACGACGCGGCGGCGGAACTGGTGATCCGGCTCGACGGTGAGGAAGTGGCGCGCGGCAGGCTCGACACGGCGGAAGGCCGCGAGGCGATCGAAGCCTTTTTCCAGCGCTACTCCCGCTACGAACTGCGCGGCGCGCCGCGCGTGCTGGCGGCCCCGCCCGCCTTTCGTTTCGTCGACACGACGGAAGGCTATGTCTCGCTGATCAATCTGGCGAGCTGCAGGGCGCTGGGCGAGATCGTCGGCCGTCCCGTGGACCCGTTGCGTTTCCGCGGCAATCTCTATCTCGACGGCATGGAGCCGTGGGAGGAGTTCGACCTTGTCGGCCACACGATCGAGATCGGCAGCCAGGTCCGGCTCAAGGTCACCCAGCGTATCTTCCGCTGCGCCGCCACCAATGTCGATCCGGCCACGGCCAAGCGCGACATGGACCTGCCGGGCACGCTGATGCGGACCTTCGGCCATACCGATTGCGGCATCTTCGCCGAGATCGAGCAGGGCGGGCTGATCGCCGAAGGCGATTCGGTGCGGATCACCGTGTGA
- a CDS encoding alpha/beta hydrolase encodes MLRRASRGSSQAFAWLLALVLVAPVLAGCAGRPGPDALTVIENDDVSISTHTLLVASARARDPRPGVFYSGERTPELSFAKIEVSVPPTHKPGMVEAPTQSPPNPATDMVVREAEYRETPKEFSADLQRELAKFPAGRRQAVIFVHGYNTLFSEALYRLTQMAEDSKATGVPVLFTWASRGEISDYVYDNNSATAARDRLEETIRLVFASGADQVSIVAHSMGNWVTVEALRQIQISGKRLPVEKIGNIVLAAPDIDVDVFKSQLKRFGKPPKPFLVIVSSDDKALAFSDFIAGDKPRLGAYTHDTELVELGAIVVDMSNVKSLDGFNHAKFAQLAELAPELRGMIARAAQQGDAKVDLAGIRVSGLDRARAAAITAGLPVVPVPASASARNGAPALDTSGAVVSASAVPQP; translated from the coding sequence GTGTTGCGTCGTGCGAGCCGTGGATCATCTCAGGCCTTCGCCTGGCTGCTGGCGCTGGTGCTGGTCGCGCCGGTGCTGGCCGGCTGCGCCGGGCGCCCGGGACCGGACGCGCTCACCGTCATCGAGAATGACGATGTCAGCATCAGCACCCACACGTTGCTCGTCGCCTCGGCCCGCGCGCGCGATCCGCGCCCCGGCGTGTTCTACAGCGGAGAGCGCACGCCGGAACTGAGCTTCGCCAAGATCGAGGTTAGCGTACCGCCCACTCACAAGCCGGGCATGGTGGAGGCGCCGACGCAGTCGCCGCCCAATCCCGCGACCGACATGGTGGTGCGCGAGGCGGAATATCGCGAGACGCCGAAGGAATTTTCCGCCGACCTCCAGCGCGAACTGGCGAAGTTCCCGGCCGGCAGGCGGCAGGCGGTCATCTTCGTCCACGGCTACAACACGCTGTTCTCTGAGGCGCTGTACCGGCTTACCCAGATGGCCGAGGATTCGAAGGCGACGGGCGTGCCGGTGCTGTTCACCTGGGCCTCGCGTGGCGAAATCTCGGATTATGTCTACGACAATAACAGCGCCACCGCCGCCCGCGACCGGCTGGAGGAGACGATACGGCTCGTCTTCGCCAGCGGCGCCGACCAGGTGAGCATCGTCGCGCATTCCATGGGCAATTGGGTCACGGTGGAAGCGCTGCGGCAGATTCAGATTTCCGGCAAGCGCCTGCCGGTGGAAAAGATCGGCAATATCGTCCTGGCCGCGCCCGACATTGATGTCGATGTGTTCAAGAGCCAGCTCAAGCGCTTCGGCAAGCCGCCCAAGCCGTTCCTTGTCATCGTCTCCAGCGATGACAAGGCGCTGGCCTTTTCCGACTTCATCGCCGGCGACAAGCCCCGTCTCGGGGCCTACACCCACGACACCGAACTGGTCGAACTCGGCGCGATCGTTGTCGACATGTCCAATGTGAAGTCGCTGGATGGCTTCAACCACGCCAAATTCGCCCAGTTGGCGGAACTCGCCCCGGAACTGCGCGGGATGATCGCCCGCGCCGCACAGCAGGGCGATGCGAAGGTCGATCTGGCCGGCATCCGGGTCTCCGGGCTCGATCGTGCCCGCGCCGCTGCGATCACCGCCGGACTGCCGGTAGTGCCGGTGCCGGCATCGGCGAGCGCCCGCAACGGTGCGCCGGCGCTCGACACTTCGGGGGCGGTCGTCAGCGCCAGCGCGGTCCCGCAGCCCTAG
- the gloB gene encoding hydroxyacylglutathione hydrolase has product MPAELRLIPCLADNYAVLLRDPVTEATAVIDVPEVAPVLAALEREDWTLTHILVTHHHTDHIAGVEALKERFGATVIGPRAERDTIPGLDFAVVDGDPVAVGGLVGRVMETPGHTKGHIVFLFEEERLLFAGDTLFVMGCGRPFECDPPVLWESLARLRTLPDDIAVYCGHEYTLANARFALSVDPDNAAIAARLKEIEAQREAGQPTLPTTIGAEKATNPFLRADDPDLAARIGLPGAEPGAVFTELRNLKNSFRG; this is encoded by the coding sequence ATGCCCGCCGAACTGCGGCTCATCCCCTGCCTCGCCGACAATTACGCGGTGCTGCTGCGCGATCCCGTGACCGAGGCCACCGCCGTCATCGACGTGCCGGAGGTGGCCCCCGTCCTGGCCGCACTGGAGCGCGAGGACTGGACGCTGACCCACATCCTCGTCACCCATCATCATACCGATCACATCGCCGGGGTGGAGGCGCTGAAGGAGCGCTTCGGCGCGACGGTGATCGGCCCGCGCGCCGAGCGCGACACCATTCCCGGCCTCGACTTCGCCGTGGTGGACGGCGACCCCGTGGCCGTGGGCGGGCTGGTGGGTCGGGTGATGGAAACGCCCGGCCACACCAAGGGCCATATCGTCTTCCTGTTCGAGGAAGAAAGGCTGCTGTTTGCCGGCGACACGCTGTTCGTCATGGGCTGCGGCCGGCCCTTCGAGTGCGATCCGCCGGTGCTGTGGGAATCGCTGGCGCGGCTGCGCACCCTGCCCGACGACATCGCGGTCTATTGCGGACACGAATACACGCTCGCCAATGCCCGGTTCGCGCTCAGCGTCGACCCGGACAACGCCGCCATCGCCGCACGGCTGAAGGAGATCGAGGCGCAGCGGGAGGCGGGGCAGCCGACCCTGCCGACCACGATCGGCGCGGAGAAGGCGACCAATCCCTTCCTGCGCGCCGATGATCCCGACCTCGCCGCCCGCATCGGCCTGCCCGGCGCCGAGCCGGGCGCGGTGTTCACCGAACTACGCAACCTGAAGAACAGCTTCCGGGGCTGA
- a CDS encoding DMT family transporter encodes MPRSAPLESVPVPVPLSRRTATAIGFTAILLWSTLALATSSTGAVPPFLLTALTFAIGGVVGLVTAVLRGVGLSVLRQPWPVWLHGVGGLFGYHFFYFSALKLAPPAEAGLIAYLWPLLIVLFSAFLPGEKLRPAHIFGALMGLAGTVVLLGGRAGGFGFAPEYVPGYLAAAFCAVIWSVYSVASRRFAGVPTEVVAGFCLATAALSALCHALFEPAVWPVGVGEWLAVVALGIGPVGIAFYTWDIGMKRGDIRLLGVMSYAAPVLSTLLLVAAGFAALSWSLGLACALIVGGAAVATLLARR; translated from the coding sequence ATGCCCCGTTCCGCTCCGCTCGAATCCGTGCCCGTCCCTGTTCCGTTATCGCGCCGCACCGCGACCGCCATAGGGTTCACCGCCATCCTGCTGTGGTCGACGCTGGCGCTGGCCACCTCCTCCACCGGCGCGGTGCCGCCCTTCCTGCTCACCGCGCTGACCTTCGCCATTGGCGGCGTCGTCGGCCTCGTCACGGCGGTGCTGCGCGGTGTCGGGCTTTCCGTGCTGCGCCAGCCCTGGCCGGTGTGGCTGCACGGTGTGGGCGGCTTGTTCGGCTATCACTTCTTCTATTTCTCGGCCCTGAAGCTGGCGCCGCCAGCGGAAGCTGGCCTGATCGCCTATCTCTGGCCGCTGCTCATCGTGCTGTTCTCCGCCTTCCTGCCGGGCGAAAAGCTGCGGCCGGCGCACATCTTCGGCGCGCTGATGGGCCTTGCCGGCACGGTGGTGCTGCTCGGCGGCCGGGCCGGCGGCTTCGGTTTCGCGCCGGAATATGTGCCCGGCTATCTCGCCGCCGCGTTCTGCGCGGTGATCTGGTCGGTCTATTCCGTCGCCTCGCGCCGCTTCGCCGGGGTGCCGACGGAAGTGGTGGCCGGCTTCTGCCTCGCCACCGCAGCGCTCTCCGCGCTCTGCCATGCGCTGTTTGAACCCGCGGTGTGGCCGGTTGGGGTCGGGGAGTGGCTGGCCGTGGTCGCGCTCGGCATCGGCCCGGTGGGCATCGCGTTCTACACCTGGGACATCGGCATGAAACGCGGCGACATCCGGCTGCTCGGCGTGATGTCCTATGCCGCGCCGGTACTCTCCACCCTGTTGCTGGTGGCGGCCGGATTCGCGGCGCTGAGCTGGTCGCTCGGGCTCGCCTGCGCGCTCATTGTCGGCGGTGCGGCGGTGGCGACGCTGCTGGCGCGGCGGTAG
- a CDS encoding DUF4167 domain-containing protein has translation MAPNGDTRRLDGAPETSSMRNNNQQKRTRGRNNGNRRSQNPLTRVYESNGPDVKVRGTAQHVVEKYQQLARDAQASGDHVAAENYLQHAEHYYRIIAAAQAQFGVQGQPYQRSDEDDFDDEMDEGGADQPPVQQFREPPAPRENGHRDNGHRENRENGNRDGGHREGGPREGQRDFFRDRDNRRDNRERNQDRHQDRDRGERQERGDRQEGREGRWSRDNRPYRDNRAPREGGEYRDPGQQPQPRLGPDVEAEIGLPAFITQSGAAAPVSPAPRRSEAPADAPEPKSAAPAPAAEPTPAPVSITPESVTPEPAPAEAAAPEAPAPKPRGRAAKAAAAPAPEEAPAEDAEARAPRTRRRRYRRAEAEGDGEGADTSPAEVAE, from the coding sequence GTGGCACCGAACGGGGACACCCGTCGGCTTGATGGGGCACCAGAGACCAGCTCGATGCGAAATAACAATCAGCAGAAGCGTACGCGCGGCCGCAACAACGGCAATCGGCGCAGCCAGAATCCGCTTACGCGCGTTTACGAGTCCAACGGACCGGATGTGAAGGTGCGCGGGACGGCCCAGCACGTCGTGGAGAAATACCAGCAGCTCGCGCGCGACGCGCAGGCCTCCGGCGATCATGTGGCGGCGGAAAACTACCTGCAGCACGCTGAACATTACTATCGCATCATCGCCGCGGCCCAGGCGCAGTTCGGCGTGCAGGGCCAGCCTTATCAGCGTTCCGACGAGGATGATTTCGACGACGAGATGGACGAGGGCGGCGCCGATCAGCCGCCGGTCCAGCAGTTTCGCGAACCGCCGGCGCCGCGCGAGAACGGTCACCGCGACAATGGCCACCGTGAGAACCGGGAAAACGGCAATCGCGACGGAGGCCATCGCGAGGGCGGCCCCCGCGAGGGCCAGCGCGACTTCTTCCGCGATCGCGACAATCGCCGCGACAACCGCGAACGCAATCAGGACCGCCATCAGGACCGCGATCGTGGCGAACGGCAGGAGCGGGGTGACCGGCAGGAGGGCCGCGAAGGCCGCTGGTCGCGCGACAACCGCCCCTATCGCGACAACCGCGCTCCGCGCGAGGGGGGCGAATACCGCGATCCCGGCCAGCAGCCGCAGCCCCGCCTGGGGCCGGATGTGGAGGCGGAAATCGGCCTGCCCGCCTTCATCACCCAGAGCGGCGCCGCCGCCCCGGTGAGCCCGGCACCGCGCCGCAGCGAGGCGCCGGCGGATGCGCCTGAGCCCAAGAGCGCGGCCCCCGCCCCCGCGGCTGAACCGACCCCGGCGCCCGTATCCATCACGCCCGAATCCGTCACACCCGAACCCGCCCCGGCCGAGGCCGCCGCCCCCGAGGCGCCGGCGCCGAAGCCCCGTGGACGCGCCGCGAAAGCGGCCGCGGCCCCCGCGCCCGAGGAAGCTCCGGCTGAGGATGCCGAGGCCCGCGCCCCGCGCACGCGCCGCCGCCGTTACCGCCGCGCCGAGGCCGAAGGTGACGGCGAAGGCGCCGACACGAGCCCGGCGGAAGTGGCGGAATAG
- a CDS encoding invasion associated locus B family protein, whose translation MARRTVRAALTGLAMALIGIGGASAQGAPKLVTQSGDWGVYLDTSGSGKICYALSQPKTRMPAGLKRDPAYFFISTRTAENVKGEVSVVMGFTLKEGTDATLTIGSNSFDLYTRGTGAWVRNVAEEARLVDALRKGRDVVVKSTSARGNVTTDTYSLSGVSAAIDRAAQECR comes from the coding sequence ATGGCACGACGCACCGTGCGCGCCGCACTCACCGGCCTGGCAATGGCACTGATCGGGATCGGCGGAGCCAGTGCCCAGGGTGCGCCCAAGCTGGTCACCCAGTCCGGCGACTGGGGCGTCTATCTCGACACCAGCGGCAGCGGCAAGATTTGCTACGCCCTCTCCCAGCCGAAGACCCGCATGCCGGCCGGGCTGAAGCGCGATCCCGCCTATTTCTTCATCTCCACCCGCACCGCCGAGAATGTGAAGGGCGAAGTGAGCGTGGTCATGGGCTTCACGCTCAAGGAAGGCACCGACGCGACACTGACCATCGGGTCAAACAGTTTCGATCTCTACACCCGCGGCACCGGCGCCTGGGTGCGCAATGTGGCCGAGGAAGCCCGGCTGGTCGACGCGCTGCGCAAAGGTCGGGATGTTGTGGTGAAGAGCACTTCCGCGCGCGGCAACGTCACCACCGACACCTATTCGCTCAGCGGCGTCTCGGCCGCTATTGACCGCGCCGCCCAGGAATGTCGCTGA
- the prmC gene encoding peptide chain release factor N(5)-glutamine methyltransferase, with the protein MTTRAALLRAFVADFAAAGMEAPEREARALLRTGLGLADLDLIARADQPVGPDDEARLRALAARRAAGEPLARLTGRREFWSLDLALAPDTLVPRPETETLVEAALALFPDRTAPLRLLDLGTGSGALLAALLSEFPAALGVGVDLSLGAARQARENLGTLGLSARSAVLVGHWGEALRGGFDLVVSNPPYIPSTDIPALEREVRAHDPLLALDGGPQGLDAYRALAKALPSLLVAGGYAVLELGIGQEQQVAGLLAADGLAIQGPARPDLAGIARAIVARKG; encoded by the coding sequence GTGACCACGCGCGCCGCGCTGCTGCGCGCCTTTGTCGCAGACTTCGCCGCCGCCGGGATGGAAGCACCCGAACGCGAAGCCCGCGCGCTGCTGCGAACGGGGCTCGGCCTCGCCGATCTCGACCTCATCGCCCGCGCCGACCAGCCGGTGGGGCCGGACGACGAGGCGCGGCTGCGCGCCCTCGCCGCCCGCCGCGCCGCCGGCGAGCCGCTGGCACGGCTGACCGGGCGGCGGGAGTTCTGGAGCCTCGACCTCGCCCTCGCCCCGGACACGCTGGTGCCCCGCCCGGAGACGGAAACGCTGGTGGAAGCCGCATTGGCGCTGTTTCCCGACCGCACGGCACCGCTGCGGCTGCTCGACCTCGGCACGGGCAGCGGCGCGCTGCTGGCGGCGCTGCTGAGCGAATTTCCCGCCGCGCTGGGCGTCGGCGTCGACCTGTCGCTGGGTGCTGCCCGGCAAGCGCGTGAAAATCTTGGCACGCTGGGCCTTTCCGCCCGTTCGGCCGTGCTGGTGGGGCACTGGGGCGAGGCGCTGCGCGGCGGTTTCGATCTCGTCGTCTCCAATCCGCCTTATATTCCAAGCACCGATATCCCGGCTCTGGAACGGGAGGTGCGCGCGCATGACCCGCTTCTGGCGCTTGACGGCGGCCCGCAGGGGCTCGATGCCTATCGCGCCCTCGCCAAGGCCCTTCCCAGCCTCCTGGTAGCCGGCGGCTATGCGGTGCTGGAACTGGGGATCGGGCAGGAGCAGCAGGTCGCCGGGCTGCTGGCTGCGGACGGCCTCGCGATCCAGGGCCCGGCCCGCCCCGATCTCGCCGGCATCGCCCGCGCCATCGTTGCCCGCAAGGGTTGA
- a CDS encoding acetyl-CoA C-acetyltransferase — MKDGIVIVGAARTAVGAFNGVLSSLPAHELGKVAISAALERAGVAPGEVSETIMGQILTAGAGQNPARQASVAAGIPVESPAWGVNQLCGSGLRAVALGYQAILNGDSEIVVAGGQESMSQAPHCAHLRNGTKMGSLEMVDTMIKDGLWDAFNGYHMGTTAENVARQWQITRDEQDNFAVRSQNKAEAAQKAGRFKDEIVPVTISSRKGDVIVADDEYPRHGATIETMTKLRPAFSKDGTVTAGNASGINDGAAAVVLMSAARAASAGKTPLARIVSWAQAGVDPAIMGSGPIPASRRALEKAGWSAADLDLIEANEAFAAQACAVNKDLGWDTDKVNVNGGAIAIGHPIGASGARILTTLLYEMEKRDAKKALATLCIGGGMGIAMCLQRD, encoded by the coding sequence ATGAAAGACGGCATCGTCATCGTCGGCGCCGCCCGCACCGCTGTCGGCGCGTTCAACGGCGTGCTTTCCTCGCTGCCCGCCCATGAGCTGGGCAAGGTCGCGATCAGCGCGGCGCTGGAGCGCGCCGGTGTCGCGCCCGGCGAGGTGAGCGAGACCATCATGGGCCAGATCCTCACCGCCGGCGCGGGGCAGAACCCGGCGCGCCAGGCGTCGGTGGCGGCCGGCATTCCGGTGGAAAGCCCCGCCTGGGGCGTGAACCAGCTCTGCGGCTCCGGCCTGCGCGCCGTCGCGCTCGGCTATCAGGCGATCCTCAACGGGGACAGCGAGATCGTCGTCGCCGGCGGCCAGGAATCGATGAGCCAGGCGCCGCATTGCGCCCATCTGCGCAACGGCACCAAGATGGGCAGCCTCGAGATGGTCGATACCATGATCAAGGACGGCCTGTGGGACGCCTTCAACGGTTACCACATGGGCACCACTGCCGAGAACGTTGCCCGCCAGTGGCAGATCACCCGCGACGAGCAGGACAATTTCGCCGTCCGCTCGCAGAACAAGGCCGAGGCGGCGCAGAAGGCGGGCCGGTTCAAGGACGAGATCGTCCCGGTCACGATTTCCTCGCGCAAGGGCGACGTGATCGTCGCCGATGACGAGTATCCGCGCCACGGCGCCACCATCGAGACGATGACCAAGCTGCGCCCGGCCTTCTCCAAGGACGGCACGGTCACCGCGGGCAATGCGTCGGGCATCAATGACGGCGCCGCCGCCGTGGTGCTGATGTCCGCCGCCCGGGCCGCCAGCGCCGGCAAGACGCCGCTGGCGCGCATCGTCTCCTGGGCGCAGGCGGGCGTCGATCCCGCCATCATGGGCTCCGGGCCGATTCCCGCCTCCCGCCGCGCGCTGGAAAAGGCCGGCTGGAGTGCCGCCGATCTCGACCTGATCGAGGCCAACGAGGCCTTCGCGGCGCAGGCCTGCGCGGTGAACAAGGATCTCGGCTGGGATACCGACAAGGTGAACGTCAATGGCGGCGCCATCGCCATCGGCCACCCCATCGGTGCCTCGGGAGCGCGCATTCTCACCACGCTGCTCTACGAGATGGAGAAGCGCGACGCCAAGAAGGCGCTTGCCACGCTGTGCATTGGCGGCGGCATGGGCATCGCCATGTGCCTTCAGCGCGACTGA
- a CDS encoding YkvA family protein — protein sequence MIHRADPALDREHIDAEDIAPEGLSGASAEEEARVRAGFWPKLTGALSRIPFAEDAAAAYYCALDRETPTRVRALLFGALAYFLLPTDAVPDVFVGLGFTDDAAVLATALNLLASHIGADHRMAARAALARLRAR from the coding sequence ATGATCCACCGAGCCGACCCTGCCCTCGACCGCGAGCATATTGACGCCGAGGATATCGCCCCCGAAGGACTTTCCGGCGCCAGCGCCGAGGAGGAGGCCCGTGTGCGCGCCGGTTTCTGGCCGAAGCTGACGGGCGCCCTCTCCCGCATTCCCTTCGCCGAGGACGCGGCGGCGGCCTATTACTGCGCTCTGGATCGGGAGACGCCGACACGGGTGCGCGCGCTTCTGTTCGGCGCCCTCGCCTATTTCCTGCTGCCCACCGATGCTGTGCCGGACGTGTTCGTCGGCCTCGGCTTCACCGATGACGCGGCGGTACTGGCCACCGCGCTGAATCTGCTCGCCAGCCATATCGGCGCGGATCACCGCATGGCGGCGCGGGCGGCGCTGGCGCGGCTGCGCGCGCGGTGA
- a CDS encoding PepSY domain-containing protein yields the protein MTTPVSPLPRALVLSLAPVLTACVLVAAPALAQTPTTGIEDALRIARDNGVASVTKIELDDGKWEVEGRNADQREIEIDIDRTSGKVLKTETR from the coding sequence ATGACGACGCCCGTCAGTCCCCTGCCCCGCGCCCTGGTCCTCTCCCTGGCCCCCGTCCTCACCGCCTGCGTGCTCGTCGCCGCGCCCGCTCTCGCCCAGACCCCGACGACCGGCATTGAGGACGCGCTGCGCATTGCCCGTGACAATGGCGTGGCAAGTGTCACCAAGATCGAGCTCGATGACGGCAAATGGGAGGTGGAAGGCAGGAATGCCGACCAGCGCGAGATCGAGATCGACATCGACCGTACCAGCGGCAAGGTGCTTAAGACCGAAACCCGCTGA
- the thpR gene encoding RNA 2',3'-cyclic phosphodiesterase — MPRLFTALEIPSDVAEHLSMLRGGLPGARWISPEFYHVTLRFIGDVDHVVARDAAAALDEIERFGFDLTLSGVDQFGNHKPHSIFAGVQANPALNELQAEHERAMKRIGLPPEGRNFRPHVTLARLRDAAPRQVADYLALRGYFRSATFEVSRFVLYSSRDSVGGGPYRVEAAYPLM; from the coding sequence ATGCCGCGGCTCTTCACCGCCCTCGAAATCCCAAGCGACGTTGCCGAACACCTGTCGATGCTGCGCGGCGGGCTGCCCGGCGCGCGCTGGATCAGCCCGGAATTCTACCACGTCACCCTGCGCTTCATCGGCGATGTCGACCATGTGGTCGCGCGCGACGCCGCCGCCGCCCTGGACGAAATCGAGCGCTTCGGCTTCGATCTCACCCTTTCCGGCGTCGACCAGTTCGGCAATCACAAGCCGCACTCCATCTTCGCCGGTGTGCAGGCCAATCCGGCGCTGAACGAGCTGCAGGCCGAGCATGAGCGGGCAATGAAGCGCATCGGCCTGCCGCCGGAAGGGCGCAATTTCCGCCCGCATGTCACCCTCGCCCGGCTGCGGGACGCTGCCCCGCGCCAGGTGGCGGATTATCTCGCTCTGCGCGGCTATTTCCGCAGCGCCACCTTCGAAGTGTCGCGCTTCGTGCTCTATTCGTCCCGCGATTCCGTCGGTGGCGGGCCTTACCGCGTGGAAGCCGCCTATCCGCTGATGTGA
- a CDS encoding cupin domain-containing protein, producing MRRAGLSAQDIIAQLGLVPHPEGGHYRETFRDSQQTPDGRAASTAIYFLLAAGEVSHWHRVDAVEMWHWHAGAPLELSIAAEAAGPVVPHLLGPGIDAGEEPQRIVPRAAWQSARSLGDWTLVGCTVAPGFHFAGFELAAPGWSPG from the coding sequence ATGCGCCGCGCCGGCCTTTCCGCCCAGGACATTATCGCCCAGCTCGGCCTTGTCCCGCACCCGGAAGGCGGGCACTATCGCGAGACCTTCCGCGACAGCCAGCAGACGCCGGACGGGCGCGCGGCCTCGACCGCGATCTATTTCCTGCTTGCCGCGGGCGAGGTGTCGCACTGGCACCGCGTGGACGCGGTGGAGATGTGGCACTGGCATGCCGGCGCGCCGCTGGAACTCAGCATCGCCGCCGAAGCGGCCGGCCCGGTCGTGCCGCATCTTCTCGGCCCGGGCATCGACGCCGGCGAGGAGCCGCAGCGCATCGTCCCCCGGGCCGCCTGGCAGTCCGCCCGCAGCCTCGGTGACTGGACTCTGGTCGGCTGCACTGTGGCGCCGGGCTTCCATTTCGCCGGATTTGAGCTCGCGGCCCCCGGCTGGTCGCCGGGCTGA